One window of Candidatus Saganbacteria bacterium genomic DNA carries:
- a CDS encoding MoaD/ThiS family protein, giving the protein MSVKIRIPQPLQKVTNGKDIVEAAGADVKTLLSDLDSKFPGIKDRICDESGKVRRFINIYVNEEDIRFLQGEATEIKENDEVSIIPAIAGGSK; this is encoded by the coding sequence ATGAGCGTAAAAATAAGGATCCCACAGCCTTTACAGAAGGTAACCAACGGGAAAGATATCGTCGAGGCAGCAGGCGCCGATGTAAAAACATTGCTATCAGATCTTGATTCCAAATTTCCAGGAATAAAAGACAGGATATGCGACGAATCGGGGAAAGTCAGGCGTTTTATTAATATTTATGTCAACGAAGAGGACATTAGATTTTTGCAGGGTGAAGCGACTGAAATTAAAGAAAATGACGAAGTCTCAATTATCCCAGCGATTGCCGGAGGATCCAAGTGA